Proteins from a single region of Natrinema salifodinae:
- a CDS encoding ArsR/SmtB family transcription factor, whose translation MARLFPFRSETAAEEGKPRVVDLEGEDADAVFAALSSTTAREIYARLDEDPATPSDIADAIDSSIQNVRYHLEKLENAGLVEVVDTWYSSRGNEMSVYATTDGPLIVTSDESKATKLKEALSRLIGGVGALAGGSVLVQYALTEWLAPSGSGTGADAGTTSGGDSAASEDGTSPTDSADAADDESVDDAEPTSPDDGASDGSDADGGDFQITENDDTEPTGAESNGTDADGADQVDPVLDADNETVQNASDGALDAADAVFDTVPPGLLFFLGGLVVLLAVTAYWYWYRPTY comes from the coding sequence ATGGCCCGTCTGTTTCCGTTCCGCTCCGAGACGGCCGCCGAGGAAGGGAAACCCCGTGTCGTCGACCTCGAGGGGGAGGACGCCGACGCCGTGTTCGCGGCTCTCTCCTCGACGACGGCCCGGGAGATCTACGCGCGCCTCGACGAGGATCCCGCGACTCCCAGCGATATCGCTGATGCGATCGATTCGTCGATCCAGAACGTACGCTACCACCTCGAGAAGCTCGAGAACGCCGGCCTCGTCGAGGTCGTAGACACTTGGTACTCCTCGCGGGGCAACGAGATGAGCGTCTACGCGACGACCGACGGGCCGCTGATCGTGACCAGCGACGAGTCGAAAGCGACGAAACTGAAGGAGGCGCTCTCGCGGCTGATCGGCGGCGTCGGCGCGCTGGCGGGCGGGAGCGTTCTGGTTCAGTACGCGCTCACGGAGTGGCTCGCGCCGTCCGGGTCGGGGACGGGAGCGGACGCGGGAACGACGTCAGGCGGTGACAGCGCGGCGAGCGAGGACGGCACGTCGCCGACCGATTCGGCGGATGCGGCCGACGACGAATCAGTCGATGACGCGGAGCCGACGTCCCCGGACGACGGGGCGAGCGACGGATCCGACGCCGACGGCGGCGATTTCCAGATCACGGAGAACGACGATACCGAGCCCACGGGAGCCGAAAGCAACGGTACCGACGCAGACGGGGCCGACCAGGTCGATCCGGTGCTCGACGCCGACAACGAGACCGTTCAAAACGCCAGCGACGGCGCGCTGGACGCGGCCGACGCGGTGTTCGACACCGTACCGCCCGGGCTGCTCTTCTTCCTCGGCGGCCTGGTCGTTCTGCTCGCGGTGACGGCCTACTGGTACTGGTATCGGCCGACGTACTGA
- a CDS encoding aldehyde dehydrogenase family protein yields MSSDLSVTADWNALYLNGEWVPSESGDEIAVEDPSTREVVAEVPAGVESDVDAAYEAAADAQTEWAQRPPSERSQVVQGVVQELQERSDEIIDILAHEAGGSRIMGETSIQLATDQAAEAATIPRRMKGEHAESNIPGKENIVQREPKGVVTVISPWNFPLNLSMRAVAPAIAAGNAVVLKPATNTPIAGGLLLAKLFEEAGVPDGVLNVVTGTGSEIGDRVAGHPESDVVAFTGSTPVGRRVASIAGENLAVAAMELGGNNGHIVTADADVEAAVDSGTFGSFVHQGQVCISINRHIVHEDVYDEYVERLAERAESLPAGSAHDPDTVVGPIIDGSQRDEMLGYVEETVNAGATLETGGETVEIEGVDDSLVVAPTVLSDVTNDMAAACNEHFGPIAPVIPFSDIDEAVEIHNATEYGLSGSVHAGDVGTGKRIAERLDTGMVHINDQPINDEAHVPFGGTGASGMGGYNSESFLAEITEQKWLSLQNERREYPF; encoded by the coding sequence ATGTCTTCGGATCTTTCCGTTACGGCGGACTGGAATGCACTGTATCTCAACGGGGAGTGGGTGCCGTCGGAAAGCGGCGACGAGATCGCCGTCGAGGACCCCTCGACGCGGGAGGTCGTCGCCGAGGTGCCGGCGGGCGTCGAGTCCGACGTCGATGCCGCGTACGAAGCCGCCGCGGATGCCCAGACGGAGTGGGCCCAGCGACCGCCCAGCGAGCGCAGCCAGGTCGTTCAGGGCGTCGTTCAGGAGCTTCAGGAACGCAGCGACGAGATCATCGACATCCTGGCCCATGAGGCCGGCGGCTCCCGAATCATGGGAGAGACCTCGATCCAACTGGCGACCGACCAGGCGGCCGAGGCGGCGACGATCCCGCGCCGAATGAAAGGCGAGCACGCCGAGTCCAACATCCCCGGCAAGGAGAACATCGTTCAGCGCGAGCCCAAGGGCGTGGTCACGGTGATCTCGCCGTGGAACTTCCCGCTGAACCTCTCGATGCGGGCGGTCGCGCCGGCGATCGCCGCCGGGAACGCGGTCGTGCTCAAACCCGCGACGAACACGCCGATCGCGGGCGGACTGCTGCTCGCGAAGCTGTTCGAGGAGGCGGGCGTTCCGGACGGCGTGCTGAACGTCGTTACTGGGACCGGCTCCGAGATCGGTGACCGGGTCGCCGGCCACCCCGAGAGCGACGTCGTCGCCTTCACCGGCTCGACGCCGGTCGGCCGCCGCGTCGCTTCCATCGCCGGCGAGAACCTCGCGGTCGCGGCCATGGAACTGGGCGGCAACAACGGCCACATCGTCACCGCCGACGCGGACGTGGAGGCGGCGGTCGACTCGGGGACCTTCGGCTCGTTCGTCCACCAGGGCCAGGTCTGCATCTCGATCAACCGTCACATCGTCCACGAGGACGTCTACGACGAGTACGTCGAACGCCTGGCCGAGCGTGCCGAGTCGCTGCCGGCGGGCAGCGCCCACGACCCAGACACGGTCGTCGGGCCGATCATCGACGGGTCCCAGCGCGACGAGATGCTCGGCTACGTCGAGGAGACAGTCAACGCGGGCGCGACGCTGGAAACCGGCGGCGAGACGGTCGAAATCGAGGGTGTCGACGACTCCCTGGTCGTCGCGCCGACGGTGCTCTCGGACGTGACCAACGACATGGCCGCCGCGTGCAACGAGCACTTCGGCCCCATCGCGCCGGTCATCCCGTTCTCGGATATCGACGAGGCCGTCGAGATCCACAACGCCACGGAGTACGGTCTCTCGGGGTCGGTCCACGCCGGCGACGTCGGCACCGGCAAGCGGATCGCCGAGCGGCTGGACACCGGGATGGTCCACATCAACGACCAGCCGATCAACGACGAGGCCCACGTCCCGTTCGGCGGCACCGGCGCCTCGGGCATGGGCGGGTACAACAGCGAGTCCTTCCTGGCGGAGATCACCGAGCAGAAGTGGCTCTCGCTGCAAAACGAGCGCCGAGAGTACCCGTTCTAA
- a CDS encoding DUF5778 family protein → MADANSNALDEDLYQRTKALLEPGEIDLNGAIVHTDYDGQEDVKMMQATIDVGDIIADRSGYDPSECYVYSGNDDTDFSSNQHQGLTLDDEEFVWECQQLLREGSFDIVIYYRASADHQAILDDVRELGYDVTGVEG, encoded by the coding sequence ATGGCAGACGCGAATTCGAACGCGCTCGACGAGGACCTCTACCAGCGGACCAAGGCGCTGCTCGAGCCGGGCGAGATCGATCTCAACGGGGCGATCGTCCACACCGATTACGACGGGCAGGAAGACGTCAAAATGATGCAGGCGACGATCGACGTCGGCGACATTATCGCCGACCGCTCCGGATACGACCCGAGCGAGTGCTACGTCTACTCCGGTAACGACGACACCGATTTCTCCTCGAATCAACACCAGGGGCTGACCCTGGACGACGAGGAGTTCGTCTGGGAGTGTCAGCAACTGCTTCGCGAGGGGAGTTTCGACATCGTCATCTACTACCGAGCGAGCGCGGACCACCAGGCGATCCTCGATGACGTCCGCGAGCTGGGGTACGACGTCACCGGCGTCGAAGGGTAG
- a CDS encoding undecaprenyl diphosphate synthase family protein translates to MGLYERYLTLRIRRHDGDPPDHVALVITERDLLERGAYETLTDFFEWADEYASQVTVYVSVLDAAAVPALRRELETIDAPRPIAVRGPEDKARADAPIRIGIGLGGKHEFTSAVRTLAGRVDAGELDPDEIDDEHVEDHLVFPSEPDLVIKTGAERLSDFMIWQSVYSELYFTDVNWRDFRKRDFLRAVREYCNRSRRFGQ, encoded by the coding sequence GTGGGCTTGTACGAACGGTATCTCACGCTCCGGATCCGCCGCCACGACGGCGACCCGCCCGACCACGTCGCGCTCGTGATCACAGAGCGGGACCTGTTAGAGCGGGGCGCTTACGAGACGCTCACCGACTTCTTCGAGTGGGCCGACGAGTACGCCTCGCAGGTGACCGTCTACGTGAGCGTCCTCGACGCGGCGGCGGTCCCCGCCCTGCGGCGCGAGCTCGAGACGATCGACGCACCGCGCCCGATCGCCGTTCGTGGTCCGGAAGACAAGGCGCGCGCCGACGCCCCGATCCGGATCGGGATCGGCCTCGGCGGGAAACACGAGTTCACCAGCGCGGTCCGAACCCTCGCCGGGCGCGTCGACGCGGGCGAACTCGACCCCGACGAGATCGACGACGAACACGTCGAGGACCACCTGGTCTTTCCCTCGGAGCCGGATCTGGTGATCAAGACCGGTGCGGAACGGCTCTCGGATTTCATGATCTGGCAGTCGGTCTATTCGGAGCTGTACTTCACGGACGTGAACTGGCGGGACTTCCGCAAGCGGGACTTCCTGCGGGCGGTTCGGGAGTACTGTAATCGGTCGCGGCGGTTCGGCCAATAA
- a CDS encoding DUF92 domain-containing protein, which yields MTAPVRRAGVFAVLCTLSLVVPLFGPRAGAAIAGVVLLGAYGITDGPLFELLAYPGDYEDARLYGLITFVLAGVALGLMATAAAMPVTVFVGTVLLVGYGNLGEQLVRLRTDHDIGRVAAFCLTATVAAVAGQAIAHSFVGAVVSEPPIVVFLATSGAFLAALLRDVLLRSDDPIVVLSVGLLLWLLAELEPTISAGEIVVALAITVALGYVSYALETASIAGMLTGILSGLLTIVLGGYGWFAVLISFFAIGGLSTKFRYDRKAELGVAEDNNGARGSGNVLGNAAVALVAVLGYAASDAGFLPREPELFLFAFAGSIATAMSDTLSSEIGSVFETPRLITTLEPVDPGTDGGVTWQGELAGVTGAAVVASLAFALFPEVGAVGAAIIVAAGIVGMTVDSLLGATLEGSLLGNQGVNFLATLSGALACALLVVSVAVPG from the coding sequence GTGACAGCACCCGTTCGACGAGCCGGCGTGTTCGCGGTTCTCTGTACGCTCTCGCTCGTCGTTCCGCTCTTCGGTCCGCGGGCGGGAGCCGCGATCGCCGGCGTCGTCCTACTCGGAGCCTACGGCATCACCGACGGCCCGCTCTTCGAACTGCTCGCCTATCCGGGCGACTACGAGGACGCTCGGCTCTACGGCCTCATCACGTTCGTCCTCGCGGGGGTTGCGCTCGGACTCATGGCGACCGCGGCCGCGATGCCGGTCACCGTCTTCGTCGGGACGGTGTTGCTCGTCGGCTACGGCAACCTCGGCGAACAACTCGTCCGGCTCCGAACGGACCACGACATCGGCCGCGTGGCCGCCTTTTGTCTTACGGCGACCGTCGCCGCCGTCGCCGGCCAGGCGATCGCGCATTCGTTCGTCGGCGCCGTCGTGTCCGAGCCGCCGATCGTCGTCTTCCTGGCTACCAGCGGTGCGTTCCTCGCGGCGTTGCTCCGCGACGTCCTGTTGCGCTCCGACGATCCGATCGTCGTGCTTTCGGTCGGCCTCCTGCTGTGGCTGCTCGCGGAACTCGAGCCGACGATCAGCGCGGGCGAGATCGTCGTCGCGCTCGCGATCACCGTCGCGCTGGGGTACGTTTCGTACGCCCTCGAGACGGCCTCCATCGCGGGGATGCTCACCGGCATCCTGTCAGGCCTGCTGACGATCGTCCTCGGCGGTTACGGCTGGTTCGCCGTCCTCATCTCGTTTTTCGCTATCGGCGGTCTCTCGACGAAGTTCCGCTACGACCGCAAGGCGGAACTCGGCGTCGCCGAGGACAACAACGGCGCGCGCGGCAGCGGCAACGTCCTCGGCAATGCCGCCGTCGCGCTCGTCGCGGTGCTCGGCTACGCGGCCAGCGACGCCGGGTTCCTCCCTCGGGAGCCCGAACTGTTCCTCTTCGCCTTCGCCGGCTCCATCGCGACCGCGATGAGCGACACCCTCTCCAGCGAAATCGGGAGCGTCTTCGAGACGCCGCGACTGATCACGACGCTCGAGCCGGTCGATCCCGGCACCGACGGCGGCGTTACCTGGCAGGGTGAACTCGCCGGCGTCACCGGCGCGGCCGTCGTCGCCAGCCTGGCCTTCGCGCTCTTTCCCGAAGTCGGCGCCGTCGGCGCGGCGATCATCGTCGCCGCCGGCATCGTCGGCATGACCGTCGACAGCCTGCTCGGGGCGACCCTCGAGGGATCGCTCCTTGGCAATCAGGGCGTGAACTTCCTCGCGACGCTGTCCGGCGCGCTCGCCTGTGCGCTGCTGGTGGTGTCCGTTGCCGTTCCCGGCTGA
- a CDS encoding DUF7344 domain-containing protein: MSSPTRAPAVDVERFVRLTDVSLDDAYALLANPRTRLTLHVLSTCDSRLSVATLTDAVARRDELDVDAVRASLVHTVLPKLDAYELVEYDRDADAVRLDGPVVAAADPIADLAGTPESEPESAGANS; the protein is encoded by the coding sequence ATGTCGTCACCCACCCGTGCTCCCGCCGTCGACGTCGAGCGATTCGTTCGGCTCACGGACGTTTCGCTCGACGACGCGTACGCGCTCCTCGCGAATCCGCGAACGCGGCTCACCCTTCACGTCCTGTCGACGTGTGACTCGCGGCTCTCGGTCGCGACGCTGACCGACGCCGTCGCCCGCCGGGACGAACTCGACGTCGACGCCGTCCGCGCATCGCTCGTCCACACCGTCTTGCCGAAACTCGACGCGTACGAACTCGTCGAGTACGACCGCGACGCCGACGCGGTTCGGCTCGACGGGCCGGTCGTCGCCGCCGCCGATCCGATCGCGGACCTGGCGGGCACACCCGAATCCGAGCCCGAATCAGCGGGTGCAAACAGTTAG
- a CDS encoding precorrin-2 dehydrogenase/sirohydrochlorin ferrochelatase family protein, with amino-acid sequence MIPLLHDFTDATVLVFGGGPVGARKARRFAREARVLVVSPAFADRDFDGAELIRAAPEPDDVAGWLERATPALVVAATDDAALNEAVAEAARDRGILVNRADRSGEREPGSVVVPATVRDEPVVVAVATGGTAPALSKYLRRELEETVDGAGEVARACGALREELKSRDVPADRRRELVTDVVNSPDVWTALRTGASNYSQVIEDVLGEELATGGDRP; translated from the coding sequence ATGATTCCGCTCCTGCACGATTTCACGGACGCGACGGTGCTCGTCTTCGGCGGCGGCCCCGTCGGCGCGCGGAAGGCCAGGCGGTTCGCCCGCGAGGCGCGGGTGCTCGTCGTCAGCCCTGCCTTCGCCGACCGGGACTTCGACGGCGCCGAACTGATCCGGGCCGCGCCCGAGCCCGACGACGTGGCCGGGTGGCTCGAGCGAGCCACGCCGGCGCTGGTCGTCGCCGCGACGGACGACGCGGCGCTCAACGAGGCCGTCGCCGAGGCGGCCCGCGATCGGGGGATCCTCGTCAACCGCGCGGACCGGTCGGGCGAGCGCGAACCGGGCAGCGTCGTCGTGCCCGCGACCGTCCGCGACGAGCCCGTCGTCGTCGCGGTCGCGACGGGCGGGACGGCGCCGGCGCTGAGCAAGTACCTCCGACGGGAACTCGAGGAGACGGTCGACGGTGCCGGCGAGGTGGCGCGGGCCTGCGGGGCGCTGCGCGAGGAGCTCAAATCCCGGGACGTGCCGGCCGATCGGCGGCGCGAGCTCGTCACCGACGTCGTCAATTCTCCGGATGTTTGGACAGCTTTACGTACTGGAGCTTCTAACTATTCGCAAGTGATCGAGGACGTGCTCGGCGAGGAACTGGCTACTGGGGGTGATCGACCGTGA
- the dnaG gene encoding DNA primase DnaG codes for MEDTSKYLIHADVTADGVVERSDVVGAIFGQTEGLLGDDLDLRDLRQSGKVGRIDVEIASTQGTSHGQVTIATSLDKVETATLAASLETITRVGPCRAGLEVTEIEDVRAAKRKEVVDRAKELLQTGFDDSIMSSDEILAEVRQHVRVEDITEYEGLPAGPRVTDSDAIIVVEGRADVLTLLKYGIKNAIAVEGTNVPDAVAELTRHRTVTAFLDGDRGGDLILEELAQVGDIDYVAFAPADSSVEDLDHHELFAALRNKVPYETVAELNEPREAVAATDGSTTPAPRPSEVGTGTATGSGSESGSTSSPTDDETDGDTAADADLEANTGSELESVSESTGSVEAGTDAGTRPNAEPPEAPAKAKTERTGASRDRTDADATGGGPAIEAEVETETDPASETDSGPETVYDHAAEIIRAETDRVRFLDDAGAPIDETDASNAYSTLESLETTPTTVVLDEILGQRLLDLAADRGVDVIVARSLGQFTKRPTDVRIHAIEDVADRPPN; via the coding sequence ATGGAAGACACTTCGAAATACCTCATTCACGCGGACGTCACGGCTGACGGGGTCGTCGAGCGGAGCGACGTCGTCGGCGCGATCTTCGGGCAGACCGAAGGCCTGCTCGGCGACGACCTCGATCTCCGCGACCTCCGGCAGTCCGGTAAAGTCGGCCGCATCGACGTCGAAATTGCGAGCACGCAAGGCACCTCCCACGGTCAGGTAACGATCGCGACCAGCCTCGACAAGGTCGAAACGGCCACTCTCGCCGCGTCCCTCGAGACGATCACGCGCGTCGGTCCCTGTCGGGCCGGCCTCGAAGTCACCGAGATCGAGGACGTGCGGGCAGCAAAGCGCAAGGAAGTCGTCGACCGCGCGAAGGAACTGCTCCAGACGGGCTTCGACGACTCGATCATGTCCTCCGACGAGATCCTCGCGGAGGTGCGCCAGCACGTCCGCGTCGAGGACATCACCGAGTACGAAGGCCTGCCCGCCGGCCCCCGCGTCACGGACAGCGACGCCATCATCGTCGTCGAGGGTCGGGCCGACGTGCTCACCCTGCTGAAGTACGGCATCAAGAACGCCATCGCGGTCGAGGGGACGAACGTCCCCGACGCTGTCGCCGAACTCACCCGCCACCGCACCGTCACGGCCTTCCTCGACGGCGACCGCGGCGGCGATCTCATTCTCGAGGAGCTCGCCCAGGTCGGCGACATCGACTACGTCGCCTTTGCGCCCGCCGACAGTTCCGTCGAGGACCTCGACCACCACGAGCTGTTCGCCGCCCTCCGGAACAAGGTCCCCTACGAGACCGTCGCCGAACTGAACGAGCCGCGGGAGGCGGTCGCCGCGACTGACGGCAGCACGACGCCAGCACCGCGGCCGTCCGAGGTAGGGACCGGGACCGCAACGGGGTCTGGGTCCGAGTCCGGGTCCACATCGTCGCCGACCGACGACGAGACCGACGGCGATACGGCCGCCGACGCCGACCTCGAAGCGAACACGGGGTCCGAGCTCGAGTCGGTGAGCGAATCGACCGGCAGCGTCGAAGCCGGCACTGACGCCGGGACCAGGCCCAACGCCGAACCCCCCGAAGCGCCGGCGAAGGCGAAAACCGAACGCACCGGCGCGAGCCGCGACCGGACCGACGCGGATGCGACCGGCGGGGGCCCCGCGATCGAGGCCGAGGTGGAAACGGAAACGGACCCAGCGTCCGAAACCGACAGCGGTCCCGAAACGGTCTACGACCACGCGGCCGAGATCATCCGAGCGGAGACCGACCGCGTCCGCTTTCTCGACGACGCGGGTGCGCCCATCGACGAGACCGACGCGAGCAACGCCTACAGCACGCTCGAGTCGCTCGAGACGACGCCGACGACGGTCGTTCTAGACGAGATCCTCGGCCAGCGGCTGCTCGACCTGGCGGCCGATCGCGGCGTCGACGTGATCGTCGCCCGCTCGCTCGGACAGTTCACCAAGCGCCCAACCGACGTCCGGATCCACGCGATCGAGGACGTCGCCGACCGACCGCCGAATTGA
- the uppS gene encoding polyprenyl diphosphate synthase — MKRWLRQCADAAYERLLSREITGAPTHVAVIQDGNRRYARQRGGDAHEGHRAGAQTAEHILEWCQDIGVEELTLYTFSTENFDRPEEENEALFDLLCDKLREFGDAERVHENEVCIRAIGETEMLPERVQDAVAYAERRTRGYDRFVLNIALAYGGRSRLLDAARGVAEGVADGDLDPDEIDVEDIEDRLYDQPVRDVDLIIRPGGEERTSNFLPWHANGNEAAVFFCTPYWPEFSKTDFLRGIRTYEHREESWRRTRARRALALLGAVSEPELAEARSIVDRFRDSLPSAERPEVDEIDASELETGDSGSQAAD; from the coding sequence ATGAAGCGGTGGCTCCGTCAGTGCGCCGACGCGGCCTACGAGCGGCTGCTCTCCCGCGAAATCACGGGCGCGCCGACCCACGTTGCAGTGATTCAGGACGGTAACCGACGGTACGCCCGCCAACGAGGCGGCGACGCCCACGAGGGCCACCGTGCGGGCGCCCAGACGGCCGAACATATCCTCGAGTGGTGTCAGGACATCGGCGTCGAGGAACTGACGCTGTATACGTTCTCGACGGAGAACTTCGATCGCCCCGAAGAGGAAAACGAGGCGCTGTTCGACCTCCTTTGCGATAAACTCCGGGAGTTCGGCGACGCCGAGCGCGTTCACGAGAACGAAGTCTGTATCCGTGCCATCGGCGAAACCGAGATGCTCCCCGAACGAGTCCAAGACGCGGTCGCCTACGCCGAACGACGCACTCGCGGCTACGATCGGTTCGTTCTCAATATCGCGCTCGCGTACGGCGGCCGATCGCGGCTGCTCGACGCCGCTCGCGGCGTCGCCGAGGGCGTCGCCGACGGCGACCTCGATCCCGACGAGATCGACGTCGAAGACATCGAAGATCGTCTGTACGATCAGCCGGTTCGAGACGTCGATCTCATCATTCGACCCGGCGGCGAAGAGCGGACGTCGAACTTCCTGCCGTGGCACGCAAACGGTAACGAGGCGGCCGTCTTCTTCTGTACGCCCTACTGGCCGGAGTTTTCCAAAACCGACTTTCTCCGAGGAATCCGCACCTACGAACACCGCGAGGAGTCCTGGCGGCGGACCCGCGCCAGGCGCGCGCTGGCCCTGCTGGGCGCCGTCAGCGAGCCCGAACTCGCCGAGGCCCGCTCGATCGTCGACCGGTTCCGCGACTCGCTCCCCTCCGCCGAACGACCCGAGGTCGACGAAATCGACGCCAGCGAACTGGAAACCGGGGACTCGGGCAGCCAGGCCGCCGACTAA
- the ahbB gene encoding siroheme decarboxylase subunit beta has product MTTDVDLTERERAVVNAFQGGFPVVERPFEAAASAMRERGVDIDATELLETIRDLDERGVLSRFGPLVNAQEIGGAATLVAMHAPEDRFDEIVEQVNAHREVAHNYEREHPHLNVWFVVSVADEDRVDEVLAAIEDETGQETYNLPKQQEFRVEAKFYVDGPLDGGGDVEAAGIDLSDRGPDVTPTDQATLSPADRDLILDVQDGVPLTETPYADVADAISRETEWVLETLKRFEREGKIRRIGVVPNHYALGYTENGMTVWNVPDDLVAEVGPEVAALPFVTHCYQRPRHESVWPYNFFAMTHGRSEDESQRRIEQVRETMAEYWDVTDDDWDSLFSTQILKKTGIRLDERADANTEER; this is encoded by the coding sequence ATGACTACGGACGTCGACCTCACGGAACGCGAGCGAGCGGTCGTCAACGCCTTCCAGGGCGGGTTTCCCGTCGTGGAACGGCCCTTCGAGGCGGCCGCGAGCGCGATGCGCGAGCGCGGGGTCGACATCGACGCGACGGAACTGCTCGAGACGATCCGAGACTTGGACGAGCGGGGCGTCCTCTCGCGGTTCGGCCCGCTCGTCAACGCCCAGGAGATCGGCGGCGCAGCGACCCTGGTCGCCATGCACGCCCCTGAGGACCGATTCGACGAGATCGTCGAGCAGGTTAACGCCCACCGCGAGGTGGCGCACAACTACGAGCGCGAACACCCCCACCTGAACGTCTGGTTCGTCGTGAGCGTCGCGGACGAGGACCGCGTCGACGAGGTGCTGGCCGCGATCGAGGACGAGACCGGGCAGGAAACGTACAACCTCCCCAAACAACAGGAGTTCCGCGTCGAAGCGAAGTTCTACGTCGACGGGCCGCTCGACGGCGGCGGCGACGTCGAGGCGGCCGGGATCGACCTGTCCGACCGCGGGCCCGACGTGACGCCGACCGACCAGGCGACCCTCTCGCCGGCCGACCGCGACCTGATCCTCGACGTCCAGGACGGCGTTCCGCTGACCGAGACGCCGTACGCGGACGTGGCCGACGCGATCAGTCGGGAGACGGAGTGGGTGCTCGAGACGCTCAAGCGGTTCGAGCGCGAGGGCAAGATCCGACGGATCGGCGTCGTGCCCAATCACTACGCGCTCGGCTACACGGAGAACGGGATGACCGTCTGGAACGTGCCGGACGACCTGGTCGCCGAAGTCGGCCCCGAAGTCGCCGCCCTGCCGTTCGTGACCCACTGCTATCAGCGGCCGCGCCACGAGAGCGTCTGGCCGTACAACTTCTTCGCGATGACTCACGGCCGCAGCGAGGACGAGAGCCAGCGGCGCATCGAGCAGGTTCGCGAGACCATGGCCGAGTACTGGGACGTCACCGACGACGACTGGGACTCCCTGTTCTCGACGCAGATCCTGAAGAAGACCGGCATCCGCCTGGACGAGCGCGCCGACGCGAACACCGAGGAGCGATAA